The following are encoded in a window of Ranitomeya variabilis isolate aRanVar5 chromosome 6, aRanVar5.hap1, whole genome shotgun sequence genomic DNA:
- the LOC143783349 gene encoding uncharacterized protein LOC143783349: MSHKSHRTRSVTSVSSKTTSITSAVAIARANAEAAKMRASFADQEMQLKLEKARVDAALESLAAKREAAAALAEAESLEAAQSPKLHSQSSMSSLEFPLQDSPQRTSQYVNEFPDPNYNPEPVPKQEYDVSSEVSESHHEAQLQDRNKLENVTQNNSANDYLAPHQVTNVDHPADTPYVRQKQYDTGWRHPEDTNRYERTSHHYQGDPSPVYSADNRFTTEFARFFTRRELVAKGLMKFNDQAEGYRAWKASFQNVIRDLGLQHREEIDLLVKYLGEESVKHAVRIRDININRPETGLREIWKRLDECYGSAEVIERALFKRIDDFPKISNKGLQKLRELSDLLKEVQVAKYEDDLQGLAFLDTARGVNPIVQKLPYNLQERWLTHGSTYKYKHSVPFPPFSVVVDFIHQQVRIRNDPSFDFAMPYATPSPPANPRRTSVAVHKTYVSSPGSNYRSAGCSQSETKVQDPDKQCPLHQKPHPLLKCRAFRGKSMPDRRSFLKENGICYKCCSSTTHYYYYSYLLL, from the coding sequence atgtctcacaaatcgcatagaacaagatctgttacttccgtctcctcaaagacaacatccatcaccagcgcggtcgccattgcccgcgcaaatgccgaAGCCGCCAAAATGCGAgcaagctttgctgaccaagagatgcaacttaagttagagaaggcacgtgtggatgctgccttagaaagcctagcagcaaaaagggaagctgccgcagccctcgctgaagcggaatcgctagaagccgcgcaaagtcccaagctgcatagccaaagcagtatgtcaagtctggagtttccactacaagactcaccacaacgcacatctcagtatgttaatgaatttcctgatccaaactataaccctgaaccagtaccaaaacaagagtacgacgtctccagcgaagttagcgagagtcatcacgaggctcagctccaggacagaaacaaactcgaaaacgtgacacaaaacaactctgctaatgactaccttgcccctcaccaggtaaccaatgtggatcaccctgctgacacaccgtacgtcagacagaagcaatacgacaccggctggcgccaccctgaggacactaacaggtacgaacgcacctcacatcactatcagggcgacccatcaccagtatactctgctgacaaccggttcacgacagaatttgccaggttcttcacacgacgtgaactggttgccaaggggctcATGAAATTCAATGACCAAGCTGAAggatacagagcttggaaagcttccttccaaaatgtcattagagacttggggctacaacacagggaagagatagacctgttagtgaaatacctgggagaagagtcagtcaaacacgcagtaagaatcagagacattaatataaatcgccctgagactggcctcagagagatctggaagaggctggatgagtgttacggttcggcagaggtaatagaaagagccttgttcaaaagaatcgatgactttcctaaaatttctaacaaaggtctccagaaacttagagagctaagcgacctactaaaggaagtccaagttgccaaatacgaggacgacctacagggacttgcatttctcgacacagccagaggtgttaaccctatagtccagaagttgccctacaatctacaggagaggtggctcacacatggttccacatacaaatacaaacacagtgttccattcccTCCCTTCTCCGTTGTTGTAGACTTCATACACCAACAagtgagaattagaaacgatcccagctttgactttgcaatgccatatgccacaccgtcaccacctgcaaatccacgcagaacatctgtggcagtacacaagacttatgtttcttctccaggttctaattacaggtctgctggctgctcccaatcagagacaaaggtgcaggaccctgacaagcagtgcccacttcatcagaagcctcatcctctcctgaaatgcagagccttcagaggaaaatctatgccagatcgcagaagcttcctgaaagaaaacggtatctgctacaagtgctgctcgtccacaactcattattattattattcttatttattgttatag
- the LOC143781714 gene encoding uncharacterized protein LOC143781714: protein MHAPSSVTSMLTNTLEKGRPSLFQPCNNEFHVRELPHSIQLPNHLIDFTHDSSIVSGSYEDQLGCTVFQRTKQDNQVAMSVEDKLFLEVMDKGLVKDETNSWVAPLPFKTHRPRLQNNRNQALQRFSSLKRNLQKKPEMKDHFFSFMSKIFENCHAELAPTLKDSKECWFLPMFGVYHPKKPGQIRVVFDSSAKFNDVSLNDVLLTGPDLNNKLLGVLMRFRKDSIAFIADIQQMFHCFLVRERDRNFLRFFWYGDNDPTKEVTQYRMRVHIFGNSPSPAVAIYGLKRSAQEGAEYGADVRQFIEKDFYVDDCLKAMPSNETAISLLRRPQDMLACSNLRLHKIASNSQELMEAFPSQDLCNGLRDLDLGSDPAPMQRSLWLLWNLQSDTFTFQVNQEGLSHVEASCLPSTVCTIPWVSQLLLLYKARPY from the coding sequence atgcacgccccatcttctgtgacaagcatgctgacaaatacattggagaaaggacggccatctctgtttcaaccttgtaacaatgagttccatgtcagggaactgccacacagcatccaactgcccaaccatttaatagactttactcacgacagcagtatagtgtcgggaagctatgaggatcagttagggtgcacagtcttccagagaactaagcaggacaaccaagtggcaatgtcggtagaggacaagttgttcttggaggtaatggacaagggactcgttaaagatgagaccaacagctgggtcgcacctcttcccttcaaaacccacagaccacgtctacagaacaacagaaatcaggcattacaacgtttctcctctctcaaacgtaatctgcaaaagaaaccagagatgaaagatcactttttctccttcatgtcaaagatttttgaaaactgtcacgcagaactagctcccactctcaaagactctaaagaatgctggttcctaccaatgttcggagtataccaccctaagaaaccaggccagattagagtcgtgttcgattccagtgccaaatttaatgatgtctccctaaatgacgttctactaacaggaccagacctcaataacaaactgctgggagtacttatgcgcttccgtaaggattccattgccttcatcgctgacatccagcaaatgttccattgtttccttgtgagagagagagacaggaacttcctaagattcttctggtacggagacaatgatcctactaaagaagtcacacagtatcgcatgagagtgcacatctttggcaacagtccttcccctgcagtcgccatttatggactcaaaaggtcggctcaggaaggagcagaatacggagcagatgtcagacaattcatagaaaaggacttttatgtcgacgactgtctgaaagccatgccttcaaatgagactgccatcagtcttctcaggagaccccaggacatgcttgcctgctcgaaccttaggcttcataaaatagcctcaaacagccaagaactcatggaagcgttcccttctcaggacctatgtaatggtctcagagacctggacctggggtcagaccccgcaccaatgcaacgcagcctttggcttctctggaatctacagtcagacactttcacctttcaggtcaaccaggaaggcctttcacacgtagaggcgtcctgtctaccatcaacagtctgtacgatcccttgggtttcgcagctcctgttactatacaaggcaaggccctactaa